One genomic region from Patescibacteria group bacterium encodes:
- a CDS encoding MopE-related protein, whose protein sequence is MDEKDKRPLVWLIDHCEPLKFVEYKLREWLVDIAKEQSPSQSIKAAKKILLNWNVPKYAEVAQAVRFLAMIRRDYGEESFWEVVESLKKNDFNKNNCSTPQKQGALKEGEKGMNAKMTNVVVVLIACVCVSLTGCYGLFGDDDDASPSIKEIKVIDGSGGDVADDDDEVADDDDATADDDDAVQPECQNDSDCEEGELCEDEKCVDDPEYCNSDADCVGNRNCDVEKHVCYTPAAEVCKEKLGDAYSEVDYCDGKDSDCDGKVDEDFDGEDCAAGVGECQRTGKEICEVGGDIVCGAEPGKAGKEICDGKDNDCDGEIDEELGEQTCGRGLCEHTIECVDGEAEICDPAEGRETEALADGYSCEDGIDNDCDGKTDEDDMGCQEDPVYTDEVCDYEDNDGDGKDDEDFLAGPYFLGARCQSGIGICKSIGVMVCNTTGLGTECNAIAGLPEGEICDDGEDNDCDGLTDQKDTEDCLVVDDDDAADDDDDAADDDDEAEELCDGIDNDNDGRTDEDYINLGEPCVVQDGTCHEHGHYACTDNHLGVACDAVVTRTEEVCGDNIDNNCNGEIDEGTAQDPLNCGLCGHICEDGVEVCKEGECVPSPCGSCTEEQVCINNACVIPECKGDGDCDDGMLCIEYKCAVPPECQDDSDCGSGYSCEAGKCNPLGFEASIIGSCNEWTFYCSLDPEGWEPGHYVMGKDEVTTFALLNIDPQPGETYCLNAINSAGFYLIKKDANGFVVIMDPTREIILAGPLNSITISAENNPHPEFLVDNGEGGGNICFQMSLDRVILAP, encoded by the coding sequence GTGGATGAGAAGGATAAAAGACCATTGGTTTGGCTCATAGACCACTGTGAACCCTTAAAATTTGTTGAATACAAATTAAGGGAATGGTTGGTTGACATAGCCAAAGAGCAAAGCCCAAGTCAATCAATTAAAGCCGCCAAAAAGATACTTTTGAATTGGAATGTTCCAAAGTATGCTGAAGTAGCGCAAGCAGTGCGATTTCTTGCGATGATTCGAAGGGATTATGGCGAGGAAAGTTTTTGGGAGGTAGTTGAAAGTTTAAAAAAGAATGATTTTAATAAAAACAACTGCTCCACGCCTCAAAAGCAAGGAGCCCTGAAAGAAGGAGAAAAAGGAATGAATGCAAAAATGACAAATGTAGTAGTGGTGCTTATCGCGTGCGTGTGTGTGTCGCTTACCGGCTGTTATGGCCTGTTCGGCGATGACGACGATGCAAGCCCTTCCATCAAAGAGATTAAGGTGATTGACGGCAGCGGCGGCGACGTTGCCGATGATGACGATGAAGTTGCTGACGATGACGATGCCACAGCCGATGACGATGACGCAGTCCAGCCCGAATGCCAGAATGATTCGGACTGCGAAGAAGGCGAACTCTGTGAAGATGAGAAGTGTGTTGATGACCCTGAATATTGTAATTCCGATGCCGATTGCGTCGGCAACAGAAATTGCGACGTAGAGAAGCATGTCTGTTATACGCCGGCAGCCGAAGTATGTAAAGAAAAACTCGGCGATGCTTATTCGGAAGTGGATTATTGCGATGGTAAGGACAGTGACTGCGACGGCAAGGTTGACGAGGATTTTGACGGCGAAGATTGCGCGGCGGGTGTTGGCGAATGCCAACGCACTGGCAAAGAAATTTGCGAAGTCGGCGGCGACATTGTTTGCGGAGCCGAACCAGGAAAAGCCGGTAAAGAAATCTGCGACGGCAAGGACAATGACTGTGACGGTGAAATTGACGAAGAACTCGGCGAGCAAACTTGTGGGCGCGGGCTCTGCGAACATACCATTGAATGCGTTGATGGCGAAGCAGAAATTTGTGACCCTGCCGAAGGTAGGGAAACAGAAGCTCTCGCAGACGGCTACAGTTGTGAAGATGGCATTGACAATGATTGCGACGGCAAAACCGACGAAGACGATATGGGTTGCCAAGAGGACCCGGTTTATACCGATGAAGTTTGCGATTACGAAGACAACGACGGTGACGGCAAGGACGACGAGGATTTTCTCGCTGGCCCTTATTTTTTAGGAGCCAGGTGCCAATCCGGCATCGGTATTTGCAAGTCAATTGGTGTCATGGTGTGTAATACTACCGGGCTTGGAACAGAATGCAATGCCATCGCGGGACTTCCTGAAGGGGAAATCTGTGATGATGGCGAGGACAACGACTGCGACGGGCTTACCGACCAAAAAGACACCGAGGATTGCCTCGTCGTTGATGACGATGATGCGGCTGATGATGACGATGATGCGGCTGATGACGACGACGAAGCCGAAGAGCTTTGCGACGGCATAGACAATGATAATGACGGCAGGACCGACGAAGATTATATAAATCTCGGCGAACCCTGCGTTGTCCAGGATGGTACGTGCCACGAGCACGGCCATTATGCCTGCACTGACAATCATCTGGGAGTTGCGTGTGATGCCGTTGTCACCCGTACTGAAGAAGTGTGTGGTGATAACATTGACAACAACTGTAACGGCGAAATAGATGAAGGGACGGCGCAAGACCCGCTTAATTGCGGTCTCTGCGGCCACATCTGCGAAGACGGCGTAGAAGTTTGCAAGGAAGGCGAATGTGTGCCATCGCCCTGCGGTTCTTGCACGGAAGAGCAGGTGTGTATTAACAATGCCTGTGTTATTCCGGAGTGCAAAGGCGACGGGGATTGCGACGACGGAATGCTGTGCATTGAATATAAGTGCGCAGTTCCGCCGGAATGCCAGGATGATTCGGATTGTGGAAGCGGTTATTCCTGCGAAGCAGGGAAATGCAACCCACTGGGTTTTGAGGCGTCTATTATAGGAAGTTGTAATGAATGGACTTTCTATTGCTCGCTTGATCCAGAGGGTTGGGAACCGGGACATTACGTGATGGGGAAAGACGAAGTTACCACTTTCGCCCTTCTCAATATTGACCCGCAACCCGGGGAAACGTATTGTTTGAATGCAATAAATTCAGCCGGGTTTTACCTAATCAAGAAAGATGCAAATGGTTTTGTAGTGATTATGGACCCGACCAGAGAAATTATTTTGGCCGGCCCCTTAAACAGCATCACCATTTCTGCGGAAAATAACCCCCATCCCGAATTCCTAGTGGACAACGGCGAAGGCGGAGGAAACATTTGCTTCCAAATGAGCCTAGACCGCGTTATTCTCGCCCCTTAA
- the smpB gene encoding SsrA-binding protein SmpB, translated as MKMLAQNKLALFNYEILEKFEAGLMLTGQEVKSAKASQISLRGSYVNIKNGEAWLINAHISLYKMAGTLSGYDPLRARKLLLHKKEIMRLTGKLAEKGLTLVPLKVYTKRDKIKVEIGLAKGKKQSDKRAQIKKREDERGMRRIMRGKI; from the coding sequence ATGAAAATGCTGGCTCAAAACAAATTAGCCCTCTTTAATTATGAAATCCTCGAAAAATTTGAGGCGGGTTTAATGTTAACCGGGCAGGAGGTCAAATCAGCTAAGGCCAGCCAGATTAGTTTGCGCGGCAGTTATGTAAATATAAAAAATGGCGAAGCCTGGCTTATCAATGCCCATATTTCTCTTTATAAAATGGCCGGCACGCTTTCCGGCTACGATCCGCTCCGAGCAAGAAAACTATTGCTCCATAAAAAAGAGATTATGCGCCTGACCGGCAAACTGGCGGAAAAAGGATTGACACTTGTCCCCTTAAAGGTGTATACTAAACGCGATAAAATAAAAGTAGAAATCGGTCTCGCCAAAGGTAAAAAGCAGTCCGATAAAAGAGCGCAGATAAAAAAAAGAGAAGACGAGAGAGGCATGCGGAGAATAATGAGGGGGAAAATTTAA
- the infC gene encoding translation initiation factor IF-3, with product MRRIRRKPKVIQKAELNYELNEQIHAPEVRVIDDTARHLGVMPLAKALALAKEKESDLININPSSVPPTVKITDFGKFKYQKEKEFKKQKQASKPTEIKGIRLSSRIGSHDLEIRMIQGKNFLERGDKLKIEIILRGRERQHADVAIETIQKFLNELSKQIEIKLEQPPKRLGNQVTAIVDKKNK from the coding sequence ATGCGCAGAATCAGACGAAAACCAAAAGTTATTCAAAAAGCAGAATTAAATTACGAACTTAACGAGCAAATACACGCGCCGGAAGTTAGGGTTATAGATGACACGGCGAGGCACTTGGGAGTAATGCCGCTTGCCAAGGCCTTGGCTTTGGCTAAAGAAAAAGAATCGGACCTCATTAATATCAATCCGTCCAGCGTGCCGCCGACGGTAAAAATAACGGACTTCGGCAAATTTAAATACCAGAAAGAGAAAGAATTTAAAAAACAAAAACAGGCGTCCAAACCCACGGAGATAAAGGGTATCCGTCTTTCTTCCCGTATCGGCAGCCACGATCTGGAAATCCGTATGATTCAGGGTAAAAATTTTTTAGAAAGAGGAGATAAATTAAAAATAGAAATAATTCTTCGCGGCCGAGAAAGACAGCATGCCGATGTGGCCATAGAAACAATACAAAAATTTCTAAACGAACTTTCCAAACAGATAGAAATCAAACTTGAACAACCACCGAAACGTTTAGGCAACCAAGTGACGGCCATAGTTGACAAAAAAAACAAATAA
- the rplT gene encoding 50S ribosomal protein L20 — MSRVKRGKAHLKRRKNLLKKAKGYKWGRKSKIKLATTAVLKAGAYAYRDRRNKKRAARSLWQVQLNATARESGLSYSKLMGALKKRGVGLDRKILADLANNDPEVFKKIVAGVK; from the coding sequence ATGTCCAGAGTAAAAAGAGGAAAAGCTCATCTTAAAAGAAGAAAAAATTTGCTGAAAAAAGCTAAGGGTTATAAATGGGGGCGAAAAAGCAAAATTAAGCTGGCGACGACCGCCGTTTTAAAAGCCGGCGCTTACGCTTACCGCGACCGCCGCAACAAAAAAAGAGCGGCTCGCTCTTTATGGCAGGTTCAACTCAACGCCACGGCTCGCGAATCAGGATTGTCTTACTCCAAATTAATGGGAGCGTTGAAGAAAAGGGGGGTAGGGCTGGACCGCAAGATTTTAGCCGATTTGGCAAACAACGATCCCGAAGTATTCAAAAAAATAGTGGCTGGAGTAAAATAA
- a CDS encoding 50S ribosomal protein L35, which yields MKQKTPKAISKRFRVTKNKKVIKRACGQDHFNARETGKTTRNKRSDVSASAPLTKTVRKLLPYS from the coding sequence ATGAAACAAAAAACCCCGAAAGCAATTTCTAAGAGATTCCGCGTAACCAAGAATAAAAAAGTCATCAAGCGCGCCTGCGGCCAAGACCATTTTAACGCGCGGGAAACCGGCAAAACCACGCGCAATAAAAGAAGTGACGTGTCGGCTTCCGCTCCCCTGACCAAAACCGTAAGAAAATTACTGCCTTATTCATAA
- a CDS encoding PDZ domain-containing protein — protein sequence MKSIKKFFSDITTVQLLIIFFVGSFLIGGGAAWFIFNSYLSGLESGKLLEATIPVSEKSSRSREAKFTIQVYPDIVPRVADIYKSKKNISPTNFIDQLYTAEELLGRGAVLTADGWIVTSAGGVGGHPAEELAVLVDSQIYFPRLLAADSVSGTVYLKIEASNLSVNKFGDSSRMLAGETIFVARNGQLTIDYLEDVNFFREIGGDDLVRSSEKMYNSFLLQNPLAADFIGAPVFNATGEIIGIIAAGEGENRQLIIPLGNFSKSIDGFLKGEKLNRPYLGVKFIDIAAARGVSKKDEFFDIRGIKLNSLGGAFLYNFPSLRDAVTFGSPADKAGLQPKDLIMKVEDTPINGLNNFTSLIQEYAPGEKIKLTILREGNKEVVIEVELGSLTE from the coding sequence ATGAAATCCATAAAGAAATTTTTTTCCGATATTACCACTGTCCAGCTACTCATCATTTTTTTTGTCGGCAGTTTTCTTATCGGCGGCGGCGCGGCGTGGTTTATTTTTAATTCTTATTTAAGCGGTTTGGAAAGCGGGAAGCTTTTAGAAGCCACCATCCCGGTTTCGGAAAAATCTTCGCGCTCGCGGGAAGCAAAATTTACGATTCAGGTTTATCCCGATATCGTGCCGCGAGTAGCGGATATTTACAAGAGTAAAAAAAATATTTCCCCGACCAATTTTATAGACCAGCTTTACACTGCGGAGGAACTCTTGGGCCGCGGAGCGGTGCTTACCGCCGATGGCTGGATTGTCACCTCGGCGGGCGGGGTAGGCGGACATCCGGCGGAAGAATTGGCAGTCTTGGTAGACTCCCAGATATATTTTCCCCGATTGCTGGCGGCTGATTCCGTCAGCGGCACGGTTTATTTAAAAATAGAGGCCTCTAATTTGTCAGTAAATAAGTTCGGGGATAGTTCCCGGATGTTGGCTGGAGAAACGATTTTTGTTGCCCGTAATGGTCAGTTGACCATAGATTATTTAGAAGATGTAAATTTTTTTCGGGAAATTGGCGGTGATGATTTAGTCAGAAGTTCGGAAAAGATGTATAATTCGTTTTTATTGCAGAATCCTTTGGCTGCTGATTTTATCGGCGCGCCGGTTTTTAACGCCACCGGCGAGATTATCGGCATAATCGCCGCCGGCGAAGGAGAAAATCGACAGTTAATAATCCCTTTGGGAAATTTTTCCAAATCAATAGACGGTTTTCTTAAGGGCGAAAAGTTGAACCGGCCATATTTAGGGGTAAAATTTATTGATATCGCCGCCGCCCGCGGTGTTTCCAAAAAAGACGAGTTTTTTGATATTCGGGGCATAAAATTAAATTCCCTCGGCGGTGCTTTCCTCTATAATTTCCCCTCTTTAAGGGACGCCGTGACTTTCGGCAGTCCGGCGGACAAAGCCGGTCTTCAGCCGAAAGATTTAATCATGAAAGTTGAAGATACGCCGATAAACGGACTTAATAACTTTACCTCTCTTATTCAGGAATACGCTCCCGGAGAAAAAATCAAACTTACAATTTTGCGGGAAGGCAACAAGGAAGTGGTTATTGAGGTGGAACTTGGGAGTTTGACGGAATGA
- a CDS encoding Wzz/FepE/Etk N-terminal domain-containing protein, which produces MVNYFKVLKEEKGTIITFVLAAVVLSLLLSLAIPWKYSSTIRLLVVQNQPNLDAYTALKSAERVGDNLSQLLYTSTFYDKVLNTKFSIDKQYFKQDEIKKRKQWQKMLYARVMSGTGIMEVVVYHEDKTQATQVANAIAYVLTTEGKDYAGGFSTIKLVDSPLESRYPVKPNFIANVISGFILGFVLGGAYVLLIKSRKHWYEKIG; this is translated from the coding sequence ATGGTAAATTATTTTAAAGTTTTAAAAGAAGAAAAGGGCACGATTATCACTTTTGTTTTAGCGGCGGTGGTATTGAGCTTACTCCTTAGTTTGGCGATTCCCTGGAAGTATAGCTCCACCATCAGATTGCTCGTGGTTCAGAATCAGCCGAACCTTGACGCTTACACGGCTTTGAAATCTGCGGAGCGCGTGGGCGACAATCTGTCCCAGCTTCTTTACACCAGCACTTTTTATGACAAAGTTTTAAACACCAAATTTAGCATTGATAAGCAATATTTTAAACAAGACGAGATTAAGAAACGCAAGCAATGGCAAAAAATGCTTTACGCCCGCGTGATGAGCGGCACGGGGATTATGGAAGTCGTGGTTTATCATGAGGACAAGACGCAGGCGACGCAAGTTGCCAATGCCATCGCTTACGTTTTGACGACCGAAGGCAAGGATTATGCCGGAGGATTTTCTACCATCAAGCTCGTGGACTCTCCTTTGGAATCCCGTTATCCGGTTAAACCGAATTTTATCGCCAATGTCATTTCCGGATTTATTTTGGGGTTTGTTCTCGGCGGAGCTTATGTTTTACTTATCAAGTCAAGAAAACATTGGTACGAGAAGATAGGGTAG
- a CDS encoding MopE-related protein: MEKKFFLVWIVVCLVSSVGFISCGDDPSTDSGPDSDAGDPDADVADDDDSGDDVLKCAKDEDCQEPTPVCGKDEICVSECAEDRDCDKCEICNSARGKCEFPTEPSPRGCCNSGTVHPCQEDNVGVCGEWKMICRDNLWSDCEGPVKPTEETCDGQDNNCDGEIDENFDTLTDLTCCGPIGGTNPQTCEFANGVALCVAGACQLGNCFPGFYDANGAAVDGCEYECVASNGGVELCDDGEDNDCDSETDDEDKDCQCVPGEIRDCSNHLEGLDIACKNGYNLCIEGKWSEECIGEVGPTAETCATGIDEDCDGLIDYQDPDCRATCIPATEICDGVDNDCDGAIDEDLGHQVKEQCTAGIGACMRQGLWVCNSQGGIECSGVPGTPSADEGLICDGVDNNCNGSVDENLFCLVSFSETCDGVDNDHNGIIDDGILGPDSLEHRPGDACNDGVGACMRRGSWVCTQIGSIVCSAIAGQAGNEGSICDGVDNDCDSQVDEGLNCNCNGFSEICDGVDNNCDGTIDEGLGLNAPCVAGQGQCQRNGFIICDDSGGTVCGAAAGPPQAEICDGIDNDCDGRKDESFDVGDTCVVGRGACQRVGQMMCNPDNRNESICSAEEGDPDSEECNGIDDNCDGRVDENLSCECYPQTELCDGVDNDCDNNVDELWDQIGDPCPLSQGACQVTGIWLCNGTQDGIICSGTANLPSVEVCNGIDDDCNGVADNGLTCACNPSVEICDGVDNDCNGLIDDGFAGLGDA, translated from the coding sequence ATGGAAAAGAAATTTTTTCTGGTTTGGATTGTTGTGTGTCTCGTTTCTTCCGTAGGATTTATTTCTTGCGGAGACGACCCTTCGACGGACTCAGGGCCTGACAGTGATGCCGGAGACCCCGATGCGGATGTTGCCGACGATGATGATTCTGGCGACGATGTTTTAAAATGCGCCAAAGACGAAGATTGCCAAGAACCGACGCCGGTTTGCGGCAAGGATGAAATTTGCGTTTCCGAATGTGCGGAAGACAGGGATTGCGATAAATGCGAAATCTGTAACTCCGCCAGAGGCAAATGTGAATTTCCGACTGAACCGTCTCCGCGCGGTTGTTGCAATTCCGGGACAGTTCACCCTTGTCAGGAAGACAATGTCGGAGTTTGCGGCGAATGGAAAATGATTTGCCGCGACAATCTCTGGTCTGATTGCGAAGGACCGGTAAAACCGACAGAGGAAACTTGTGATGGCCAAGACAATAATTGCGACGGCGAAATCGACGAGAATTTTGACACGCTTACAGACCTCACTTGTTGCGGTCCGATTGGCGGAACCAATCCTCAGACCTGCGAGTTTGCCAATGGCGTGGCCCTTTGCGTTGCCGGAGCTTGCCAGCTCGGCAATTGTTTTCCGGGTTTTTACGATGCCAACGGCGCCGCAGTTGACGGCTGCGAATACGAATGTGTGGCCTCTAACGGCGGAGTTGAGCTTTGCGATGACGGCGAGGACAATGACTGCGATAGCGAGACAGATGACGAAGACAAAGATTGTCAGTGCGTCCCCGGAGAAATTCGCGATTGCAGTAATCATCTTGAAGGTCTGGATATCGCCTGCAAAAACGGCTACAACCTTTGCATAGAAGGCAAGTGGTCGGAAGAATGCATCGGTGAAGTCGGACCTACGGCTGAAACCTGCGCTACCGGCATTGACGAGGATTGCGATGGTCTTATTGACTATCAAGACCCTGATTGCCGCGCTACCTGTATCCCTGCTACTGAAATCTGCGATGGCGTGGACAATGACTGCGATGGAGCGATTGACGAAGATTTAGGACATCAGGTCAAGGAACAGTGCACGGCGGGTATTGGCGCTTGTATGCGCCAAGGCCTGTGGGTCTGCAATAGCCAAGGCGGGATTGAGTGTTCCGGCGTTCCCGGAACTCCCTCGGCGGACGAAGGATTAATCTGCGATGGCGTGGATAATAATTGCAACGGTTCTGTTGACGAGAATCTTTTCTGCCTCGTGAGTTTTTCCGAAACCTGCGACGGCGTGGATAATGACCATAACGGCATTATTGACGACGGTATTTTGGGTCCGGATAGTTTAGAACATCGCCCCGGAGACGCTTGTAATGATGGCGTTGGCGCTTGTATGCGCCGTGGTTCGTGGGTTTGCACGCAAATTGGCAGTATAGTATGTTCGGCGATTGCCGGACAAGCCGGAAACGAAGGAAGTATCTGTGACGGCGTGGACAATGACTGCGACAGTCAGGTGGACGAAGGGCTAAATTGCAACTGCAATGGTTTTTCTGAAATCTGTGACGGGGTGGACAACAACTGCGACGGAACGATTGATGAAGGTTTGGGGCTGAATGCTCCTTGCGTTGCTGGTCAAGGCCAATGTCAAAGAAACGGATTTATTATTTGCGACGATTCCGGCGGTACCGTTTGCGGCGCCGCGGCTGGACCTCCGCAAGCTGAAATCTGCGACGGCATTGATAATGACTGCGACGGGCGAAAGGACGAGAGCTTTGATGTGGGCGATACTTGCGTGGTTGGCCGGGGAGCTTGCCAAAGAGTCGGGCAGATGATGTGTAACCCAGACAATCGCAATGAGTCAATTTGTTCAGCAGAAGAAGGCGACCCCGATTCCGAAGAATGCAACGGGATTGACGACAACTGCGACGGACGGGTTGATGAAAATCTCTCCTGCGAATGTTATCCGCAGACCGAACTGTGCGACGGCGTGGATAACGATTGCGATAATAATGTTGATGAGCTATGGGACCAAATTGGTGACCCCTGCCCATTAAGCCAGGGTGCTTGTCAGGTTACTGGCATTTGGTTATGCAACGGCACCCAAGACGGCATTATTTGTAGCGGCACAGCTAACCTTCCTTCCGTTGAAGTTTGTAACGGCATTGATGACGACTGTAACGGCGTGGCTGACAACGGCCTGACCTGCGCTTGTAATCCGTCCGTGGAAATCTGCGATGGCGTGGACAATGACTGTAACGGTCTAATTGACGACGGGTTTGCGGGGTTGGGCGATGCCT
- a CDS encoding AI-2E family transporter, with the protein MPQEKKQITINISTAAILKVIIIFLLLGFLYLIKDILAILFVAIILASVIDPVADWGARKKIPRGVTTFVIYLLLFGIFSLVIALIVPPVVEQINQLSDNFGYLWDKVWGKVVYIFSDVKQYAGEDAILGNIQKWLQTIEGGLSKTAGGALTTLGDIFGGVVSLVLTAVIAFYMVVEEDAIKRLFRSLAPPSYQPYLVRLFTRIQQKIGLWAKGQLILSLIIFLFCFIGLSILGVNYALVLALISGLFEFVPYVGPIMAAIPAVFLAFTQSPFKAFLVVILFFVIQQLENHIIVPRVMQKAVGLNPIVSIVAILIGAKLAGVIGALLAIPVATAVGIFLSDFVSNEIPSTNVPSEENK; encoded by the coding sequence ATGCCACAAGAAAAAAAACAGATTACTATTAACATTTCCACCGCCGCCATTTTAAAGGTTATCATCATTTTTCTGCTTCTGGGTTTTCTTTATTTAATTAAAGATATTTTGGCCATTTTATTCGTGGCCATAATTTTAGCTTCAGTCATTGACCCGGTGGCCGATTGGGGAGCACGTAAAAAAATCCCCCGCGGGGTCACTACTTTTGTGATTTACCTTTTACTTTTTGGCATTTTTAGTTTAGTAATCGCTTTAATTGTTCCGCCAGTAGTGGAACAAATTAATCAGCTGTCTGATAATTTTGGGTATCTCTGGGATAAGGTTTGGGGCAAGGTGGTCTATATCTTTTCCGATGTTAAACAATACGCCGGTGAAGACGCAATTTTGGGGAATATCCAAAAGTGGCTGCAGACAATTGAGGGTGGTTTAAGTAAAACCGCCGGCGGAGCTCTGACTACTCTCGGAGACATTTTCGGCGGGGTTGTTTCTTTGGTTCTCACGGCAGTTATTGCTTTTTATATGGTGGTGGAAGAGGACGCTATTAAAAGATTATTTCGTTCGCTTGCGCCGCCTTCTTATCAGCCGTATTTAGTGCGGCTTTTCACCCGCATCCAACAGAAGATCGGTCTTTGGGCGAAGGGGCAGTTAATTTTAAGCTTGATTATATTTCTGTTTTGCTTCATTGGTTTAAGTATTTTAGGAGTCAATTACGCCCTGGTTCTAGCTTTAATCTCCGGACTTTTTGAATTTGTCCCTTATGTCGGACCGATTATGGCTGCCATCCCGGCGGTATTTTTGGCCTTTACCCAGTCGCCCTTCAAAGCTTTTTTGGTCGTGATTTTATTTTTTGTGATTCAACAACTGGAAAATCACATTATTGTTCCTCGGGTGATGCAGAAAGCGGTGGGATTAAATCCTATCGTCAGTATTGTGGCCATACTTATCGGCGCCAAGTTAGCCGGAGTGATCGGGGCTTTGCTCGCTATACCGGTGGCGACGGCGGTGGGGATTTTTTTGAGCGATTTCGTTTCTAACGAAATACCCTCGACCAATGTCCCCTCGGAAGAAAATAAATAG
- a CDS encoding PsbP-related protein: MNCKKITLLVILILSALIIISILIILESVLWSKTENQAATEIGQVSNLYITKNEKFKFYYPNNWEIKEEEYNPNFHSFFVEICPPLTGDPVKDFSANRFDPIQIRFSDNPDNTPMGKIEGYKSYLLSPQSGYINIDVDGRNVIYVPDVPGMLSSDYYLIPLDGYIVEIIHMNVNEDLNQKEKDIIQQIISTLSLS, translated from the coding sequence ATGAATTGTAAAAAAATCACACTGCTAGTTATATTGATACTATCTGCTTTAATTATTATTTCAATATTAATAATTTTGGAGAGTGTTTTGTGGTCTAAAACTGAAAATCAGGCAGCGACTGAGATTGGCCAAGTTTCAAATTTATACATTACTAAAAACGAAAAATTTAAATTTTACTACCCTAATAACTGGGAAATAAAAGAAGAGGAATATAATCCGAATTTTCATTCATTCTTCGTGGAAATATGTCCCCCCTTAACCGGAGACCCCGTCAAAGATTTTTCAGCAAACAGATTTGACCCCATTCAAATAAGATTTTCTGATAACCCAGATAATACTCCCATGGGAAAAATCGAGGGCTATAAATCGTATCTCCTATCTCCACAAAGCGGTTATATAAATATCGATGTTGACGGAAGAAACGTAATTTATGTTCCCGATGTGCCGGGGATGTTATCATCTGATTATTACTTAATCCCCCTGGATGGTTATATTGTGGAAATTATACACATGAATGTAAATGAAGACCTAAATCAAAAAGAAAAAGATATAATTCAACAAATTATTTCTACTCTATCCCTATCTTAA
- a CDS encoding DUF2090 domain-containing protein: MINLNQPLYILPFDHRSSFYSSLLGLKKPLNKKEKKLVADYKEIVFDGFKKIYQEYPNKKNLGILIDEEFGGKIIAECRKKKINFALATEKSGQEIFDFEYGSNFKKHLKKIKPTFAKALVRYNPANKKINAEQRKKLKALHSFCKKIKLPLIIELLIVPTKNEQTKYKKSFDAKIRPRLIVKTIGEFYQNGISPEIWKLEAMEKKSDWPKIIQTIKPNSKIIVLGRGESSAKVNRWLKIAAPFKTNLGFAVGRTVFFKPLKEYRDGKIKKVRAISLIAHNFGELIKLWEKYS, from the coding sequence ATGATTAACTTAAATCAACCGCTATATATTCTGCCGTTTGACCATCGTTCCTCTTTTTATAGTTCTCTGCTTGGCCTAAAAAAACCGCTCAACAAAAAAGAAAAAAAATTGGTGGCGGATTACAAAGAAATCGTCTTTGACGGTTTTAAAAAAATTTACCAAGAATATCCAAATAAAAAAAATTTGGGCATACTTATTGATGAAGAATTCGGCGGAAAAATCATCGCCGAATGCCGGAAGAAAAAAATCAATTTCGCCCTAGCCACGGAAAAAAGCGGACAGGAAATTTTTGATTTTGAATACGGCTCAAATTTCAAAAAACACCTCAAAAAAATCAAACCGACTTTTGCCAAGGCGCTGGTGCGCTATAATCCGGCTAATAAAAAAATCAACGCGGAGCAAAGAAAAAAACTTAAAGCCCTACATTCGTTCTGTAAAAAAATAAAACTGCCGCTTATCATAGAGCTCCTTATTGTCCCGACAAAAAATGAACAAACTAAATATAAAAAATCTTTTGACGCTAAAATCCGCCCGCGATTAATCGTCAAAACCATCGGGGAATTTTATCAAAACGGAATCTCGCCGGAAATCTGGAAATTGGAAGCGATGGAAAAAAAATCCGACTGGCCGAAAATAATCCAAACTATCAAACCAAATTCTAAAATAATCGTTCTCGGCCGCGGGGAAAGTTCGGCGAAAGTTAATCGCTGGTTAAAAATCGCCGCTCCGTTTAAAACAAACCTCGGCTTTGCGGTTGGTCGCACGGTATTTTTTAAACCACTGAAAGAATATCGCGACGGTAAGATTAAAAAAGTTAGAGCTATTTCTTTAATCGCCCATAACTTTGGAGAATTAATTAAGTTATGGGAAAAATACTCATAA